A single genomic interval of Gemmatimonadetes bacterium SCN 70-22 harbors:
- a CDS encoding response regulator, with translation MPTATAPIEILLVEDSPADVRLTREALKDARVRNNISVAVDGVEALDFLYRRGRHANAPAPDLILLDLNLPRKDGLEVLQEIKQDDALRRIPVVVLTTSHADQDILRSYQLNANAYVSKPVDLEQFLGVVKSIEGFWLEVVKLTRL, from the coding sequence GTGCCCACGGCCACCGCACCCATCGAGATCCTGCTGGTCGAGGACAGCCCCGCCGACGTGCGCCTGACGAGGGAAGCGCTGAAGGATGCCCGGGTGCGCAACAACATCAGCGTGGCGGTCGACGGCGTCGAGGCGCTCGACTTCCTGTACCGCCGAGGGCGGCACGCCAACGCGCCGGCCCCTGACCTGATCCTCCTCGACCTCAACCTTCCACGCAAGGATGGCCTGGAGGTGCTGCAGGAGATCAAGCAGGACGACGCCCTCCGGCGCATCCCGGTCGTCGTGCTCACCACCTCGCACGCCGACCAGGACATCCTCCGGAGCTACCAGCTCAACGCCAATGCCTACGTCTCGAAACCGGTCGACCTGGAGCAGTTCCTCGGCGTGGTGAAGTCGATCGAGGGGTTCTGGCTCGAGGTCGTCAAGCTCACGCGCCTATGA
- a CDS encoding PAS domain-containing sensor histidine kinase, whose product MEGALQESEARFEAILEGTPNGVVMVDADGRMVFVNHEVERLFGYGREELLGQPVERLIPERFAAGHPRLRRDAMHLLERREMGADRDLFARRRDGSEFPVVVGLNPVRRNGQSYVVTSVVDISARKDAERELKRSNDELQRFAYVASHDLQEPLRTVASYVQLLERRYGDRFDADGREFMAFVVDGARRMQRMVDDLLTLSRVGSHGVELVPVPADEVLDRAIDDLKLALEESGATVTRAPLPVVRGDARQLEQLFANLIGNALKFAGPTAPRIEVGARREGAEWVISVRDHGIGIEPQYFDRIFVIFQRLHGRDEYPGTGIGLAICKKIVERHGGRIWVDSQPGAGSTFHFTLAAPQEG is encoded by the coding sequence ATCGAGGGGGCGCTCCAGGAGTCGGAGGCGCGCTTCGAGGCGATCCTCGAGGGGACGCCGAATGGCGTGGTGATGGTCGATGCCGACGGGCGCATGGTCTTCGTGAACCATGAGGTCGAGCGCCTGTTCGGCTACGGGCGCGAGGAGCTGCTGGGGCAGCCGGTGGAGCGCCTCATCCCGGAGCGTTTTGCGGCGGGGCACCCCCGGCTGCGCCGGGACGCGATGCACCTGCTGGAGCGGCGCGAGATGGGGGCCGACCGCGACCTGTTCGCCCGGCGGCGCGACGGCAGCGAGTTCCCGGTGGTGGTCGGGCTCAATCCCGTCAGGCGCAACGGCCAATCCTACGTGGTCACCTCGGTGGTGGACATCAGTGCCCGCAAGGACGCCGAGCGGGAGCTGAAGCGGTCCAACGACGAACTGCAGCGCTTCGCCTACGTCGCCTCCCACGACCTCCAGGAGCCGCTCCGCACCGTGGCCAGCTACGTGCAGCTGCTGGAGCGCCGCTACGGCGACCGGTTCGACGCCGACGGCCGGGAGTTCATGGCCTTCGTGGTCGACGGCGCGCGGCGGATGCAGCGCATGGTCGACGACCTCCTGACGCTCTCGCGCGTGGGGAGCCACGGGGTCGAGCTCGTCCCCGTCCCGGCCGACGAGGTGCTCGACCGGGCAATCGACGACCTCAAGCTCGCGCTCGAGGAATCGGGTGCCACGGTCACGCGCGCCCCCCTCCCGGTGGTGCGCGGGGACGCGCGACAGCTGGAGCAGCTCTTCGCCAACCTGATCGGCAACGCGCTGAAGTTCGCGGGACCCACGGCGCCGCGCATCGAGGTCGGCGCGCGCCGCGAGGGGGCGGAGTGGGTCATCAGCGTGCGAGACCACGGCATCGGGATCGAGCCGCAGTACTTCGACCGCATCTTCGTGATCTTCCAGCGGCTCCACGGGCGCGACGAGTACCCGGGAACGGGAATCGGACTCGCCATCTGCAAGAAGATCGTGGAGCGCCACGGCGGGCGGATCTGGGTGGATTCACAGCCAGGCGCGGGCTCCACCTTCCACTTCACCCTTGCCGCCCCACAGGAGGGCTGA